A genome region from Setaria italica strain Yugu1 chromosome III, Setaria_italica_v2.0, whole genome shotgun sequence includes the following:
- the LOC101770273 gene encoding pentatricopeptide repeat-containing protein At4g02750, which translates to MAAAGAAKVTAAAAATAVFRSNQELTRLARSGQLAAARRLFDSMPRRNTVTYNAMLSALAHNGRIDEARALFDGMPRRNAVSWNAMIAAFSDHGRVADARSLFDEMPNRDDFSWTLMVSCYARAGELEIARDVLDRMPGDKCAACYNAMISGYAKNGRFDDAVKLLKEMPTPDLVSWNSALAGLTQSGQMVRAGQFFDEMVEKDLVSWNLMLEGFVRAGDLDGASTFFARIESPNVVSWVTLLNGYCRAGKIDDARELFDKMPERNIVAWNVMLEGYVRLSRMEEACNLFEEMPDKNSISWTSIVSGLVRAGKLQEAKDLLDKMPFNCVAAKTALMHGYLQRKMVGEARQIFDGIEVRDTVCWNTMLSGYVQCGMLEEAMLLFQRMPSTDTVSWNTMIAGYAQGGQMRKAVGIFKKMNRRNTVSWNSVISGFVQNGLFVDALHHFMLMRRDTKRADWSTYASCLSACANLAALQVGRQFHSLLVRSGHINDSFAGNALISTYAKCGRILEAKQIFDEMIVKDIVSWNSLIDGYALNGHGTEAISVFLEMKANNIRPDEVTLVGILSACSRAGFIDEGLKYFNSMEKEYSLKPVAEHYACMADMLGRAGRLNEAFELVQGMQIQPNAGVWGALLGACRLHKNDELARLAAEKLFELEPRKTSNYVLLSNISAEAGKWDEAEKTRASIKEKGVHKPPGLAGSS; encoded by the coding sequence atggccgccgcgggcgccgccaAGGTCACCGCTgcagcggcggccacggcggtgTTCAGGAGCAACCAGGAGCTCACCCGCCTCGCGCGGTCGgggcagctggcggcggcgcgccgcctgTTCGACTCCATGCCCCGCCGCAACACCGTCACCTACAACGCCATGCTCTCCGCGCTGGCCCACAACGGGCGGATCGACGAGGCCCGAGCGCTCTTCGACGGGATGCCCCGCAGGAACGCCGTCTCCTGGAACGCGATGATCGCGGCTTTCTCGGACCACGGTCGCGTCGCGGACGCCCGGAGCCTGTTCGACGAGATGCCTAACCGGGATGACTTCTCCTGGACGCTCATGGTCTCCTGCTACGCGCGCGCGGGGGAGCTCGAGATCGCCCGGGACGTGCTCGACCGCATGCCTGGCGACAAGTGCGCGGCGTGCTACAACGCCATGATCTCTGGGTACGCCAAGAACGGCAGGTTCGACGATGCGGTCAAGCTGCTGAAGGAAATGCCGACCCCGGACCTGGTTTCTTGGAACTCCGCGCTGGCGGGTCTCACTCAGAGTGGACAAATGGTTCGGGCAGGGCAATTCTTTGACGAAATGGTGGAGAAGGACTTGGTGTCCTGGAACTTGATGCTGGAGGGATTTGTGCGAGCTGGGGATTTGGATGGGGCCTCTACCTTCTTTGCAAGGATTGAATCACCTAATGTAGTTTCCTGGGTGACCTTGCTCAATGGGTATTGCCGGGCAGGGAAGATCGATGATGCAAGAGAACTGTTCGACAAAATGCCTGAGCGAAACATTGTGGCTTGGAACGTGATGCTTGAAGGGTATGTGCGGCTCTCTCGCATGGAGGAGGCCTGTAATCTGTTTGAGGAGATGCCAGATAAGAACTCGATCTCATGGACAAGTATAGTAAGTGGATTAGTACGTGCTGGGAAACTCCAAGAAGCAAAGGATCTTCTCGACAAGATGCCTTTCAACTGTGTCGCAGCAAAGACTGCACTGATGCATGGATATTTACAAAGGAAGATGGTTGGTGAGGCTCGTCAGATTTTTGATGGAATTGAGGTGCGCGACACAGTGTGCTGGAATACGATGTTATCTGGTTATGTCCAGTGTGGAATGCTTGAAGAGGCCATGTTGTTGTTCCAGCGAATGCCCAGTACAGATACAGTTTCTTGGAACACCATGATTGCTGGCTATGCTCAGGGTGGTCAAATGCGCAAGGCAGTTGGTATCTTCAAGAAAATGAATAGGAGAAATACAGTATCTTGGAATTCAGTTATATCTGGATTTGTTCAGAATGGCCTCTTTGTTGATGCACTCCACCATTTCATGCTCATGAGAAGGGACACAAAGAGGGCTGACTGGTCTACTTATGCAAGCTGTCTCAGCGCGTGTGCAAACCTGGCTGCTTTGCAAGTTGGGAGGCAATTCCACAGTCTTCTTGTTAGGAGTGGGCATATCAATGATTCATTTGCTGGAAACGCCTTGATTTCCACATATGCCAAGTGTGGAAGGATATTGGAAGCAAAACAAATCTTTGATGAGATGATAGTCAAGGACATTGTTTCATGGAATTCGTTAATTGATGGCTATGCTTTGAACGGTCATGGGACCGAGGCAATCTCAGTATTCCTAGAGATGAAAGCTAATAATATCAGACCTGATGAGGTCACACTTGTTGGTATCTTGTCGGCTTGCAGTCGTGCTGGATTTATTGATGAAGGATTGAAGTATTTCAACTCAATGGAAAAGGAGTACTCACTAAAGCCTGTGGCTGAGCACTATGCTTGCATGGCGGACATGCTTGGAAGAGCTGGGAGACTGAACGAGGCATTTGAACTTGTGCAAGGAATGCAGATCCAACCAAATGCAGGCGTGTGGGGTGCACTGCTTGGAGCATGCCGGCTGCACAAAAACGATGAGCTAGCACGATTGGCTGCTGAAAAGTTGTTCGAACTGGAACCTCGCAAGACATCAAATTATGTGCTGCTGTCTAACATCAGTGCTGAGGCAGGCAAGTGGGATGAAGCTGAAAAGACCAGGGCTTCGATTAAAGAAAAGGGAGTGCATAAGCCACCTGGTTTAGCTGGATCGTCATAG